The following coding sequences are from one Mytilus trossulus isolate FHL-02 chromosome 8, PNRI_Mtr1.1.1.hap1, whole genome shotgun sequence window:
- the LOC134681128 gene encoding protein-tyrosine sulfotransferase 2-like, whose translation MKTKSGKQWGTDGTLHRYKFRYNIDRDEQTCCDCMMGMKLKKSMCYVVVCFISVLLICYNFLQCDKKPNMIMVPSEHEKYVYTQQGKAIEYGRESPLIFIGGMPRSGTTLMRAMIDAHPDVRCGEETRIVPRILGMRAQWYKSETEKRRLQEAGISDFVIDSAISAFVLEVIAKHGEAAPRLCNKDPFTLKSSVYLKKIFPNSKFLFMIRDGRATVHSIISRRITITGFDLTSYRNCLSKWNRAMESMYAQCLHVGARHCLPVYYEQLTLHPELWMKRILRFLEIPWNDTVLHHEDYIGKEISLSKTEKSSDQVIRPVNIDAMAKWVGHLPADVIKDMATIAPMLRILGYDPESNPPNYGAPDPHVADNTMHMHQNEGFWRKKEEELLKSEQKQRKRHTEKS comes from the exons ATGAAAACCAAAAGTGGAAAACAGTGGGGAACTGATGGCACACTCCATCGATACAAATTCAG GTACAATATAGACAGAGATGAACAAACATGTTGTGACTGTATGATGGGGATGAAGTTGAAGAAATCCATGTgttatgttgttgtttgttttatcagTGTTCTTctaatttgttataattttctaCAATGTGATAAAAAGCCAAATATGATCATGGTCCCGTCAGAACATGAGAAATATGTCTATACCCAACAAGGAAAGGCAATCGAATATGGCAGGGAAAGTCCTTTAATCTTTATTGGTGGGATGCCGAGAAGTGGTACAACTCTAATGAGGGCTATGATAGATGCCCATCCAGATGTACGCTGTGGAGAAGAAACACGCATTGTTCCAAGAATACTTGGAATGCGAGCTCAATGGTATAAATCAGAAACTGAAAAAAGACGGTTACAAGAAGCAGGAATTTCAGATTTTGTAATTGATTCTGCTATTTCAGCTTTTGTGTTAGAAGTGATAGCAAAGCATGGTGAAGCAGCTCCAAGATTGTGTAATAAAGATCCATTTACTCTGAAATCCAGTgtctacttaaaaaaaatattcccaaaTTCAAAGTTCTTGTTTATGATACGTGATGGACGGGCAACAGTACATTCTATCATCTCACGTAGGATAACCATTACAGGGTTTGATTTAACAAGTTATAGAAATTGTCTGTCGAAGTGGAACCGCGCCATGGAGTCAATGTAtgctcaatgtttacatgtagggGCTAGACACTGTTTACCTGTGTATTATGAACAGTTGACATTGCACCCTGAATTGTGGATGAAAAGAATTCTAAGATTTTTAGAAATTCCATGGAATGATACAGTTCTTCATCATGAAGATTATATTGGAAAAGAGATCTCACTATCTAA gaCAGAAAAGTCATCTGACCAGGTAATACGTCCAGTAAATATTGATGCGATGGCCAAGTGGGTAGGACATTTACCAGCAGACGTTATCAAGGACATGGCTACCATTGCTCCAATGTTGAGAATTCTTGGCTATGATCCGGAGTCCAATCCACCAAACTATGGAGCCCCAGACCCTCATGTGGcagacaatacaatgcacatgcATCAAAATGAGGGTTTCTGGaggaaaaaagaagaagaattattaaaatctgaacaaaaacaaagaaaaagacatacagaaaaaagttga
- the LOC134727749 gene encoding uncharacterized protein LOC134727749 has protein sequence MDKANYIAEAVRQLSDERFYKKLDYDPTSEFSSKIITALQTMYNDGHIDEDTIGYLKPENAKPGRLYLLPKIHKVNNPGRPIVSANGHPTEKISEFVDFHLRSHVENLPSHIQDTTDYLRKMESMNPLPPETLLVTLDVTSLYTNIPHDDGIQSCREIWDSRNILEPPTECLVQLLTLVLKCNNFTFNGEHYLQINGTAMGTKMAPSYANIFMGKLEKQIIATSLSKPLSWFRFIDDVDMKWIESQQKLDDFIRHANNAHHSIKFTYEISDSKISFLDTTTSIKDGVISTDLYCKPTDKHQYLSPQSCHPKHCTKSIPYSQALRVKRICSSEEAVTKRLQELRGFLTKRGYKKLDIDKGRKT, from the exons ATGGACAAAGCTAACTACATCGCGGAAGCAGTGCGTCAGCTCTCTGATGAGAGATTTTATAAGAAGCTAGACTATGACCCTACTTCCGAGTTTAGCTCCAAAATTATCACTGCGTTACAAACCATGTACAATGACGGTCACATAGATGAGGATacaattggttatttaaagcCAGAGAATGCCAAGCCTGGTCGATTGTATCTTCTTCCCAAAATACACAAGGTTAACAACCCTGGTAGACCCATTGTATCCGCAAACGGCCATCCGACTGAGAAAATCTCGGAATTCGTCGATTTTCATTTAAGATCTCATGTAGAAAATCTTCCTTCCCACATTCAAGACACTACAGACTATCTTCGTAAAATGGAATCCATGAACCCTCTTCCTCCGGAAACCCTCCTTGTCACTTTAGATGTCACCTCATTGTATACCAACATACCTCATGATGACGGCATACAATCTTGTAGGGAAATATGGGACTCGCGCAACATTTTAGAACCACCTACTGAATGTTTAGTCCAGCTGCTTACTCTGGTCCTGAAATGCAACAATTTCACCTTTAATGGTGAGCATTACCTTCAAATTAACGGGACAGCGATGGGGACGAAAATGGCACCGTCTTACGCCAATATTTTCATGGgcaaattagaaaaacaaattattgcaaCATCTTTATCCAAACCTTTGTCTTGGTTCCGTTTCATTGatgatgttgacatgaaatggATTGAATCTCAACAAAAACTGGATGATTTCATCAGACATGCAAACAACGCCCaccattcaattaaatttacgtATGAAATTTCCGACTCTAAGATATCTTTCTTAGACACAACCACATCTATAAAGGACGGTGTCATATCAACAGACCTCTACTGTAAACCCACAGATAAACATCAATACCTTTCTCCCCAAAGCTGTCACCCAAAACACTGTACAAAAAGTATCCCGTACAGTCAAGCTCTCCGAGTCAAGCGGATTTGCTCCTCTGAGGAGGCTGTCACGAAACGGTTACAGGAACTTCGcggatttttgacaaaacgagGTTATAAGAAATTGGACATAGATAAGGG aagGAAAACATAA